A stretch of the Glycine soja cultivar W05 chromosome 13, ASM419377v2, whole genome shotgun sequence genome encodes the following:
- the LOC114381556 gene encoding uncharacterized protein LOC114381556: MAEEPRRVTLEDYSRSSVLQFITSIARLEVQAQNITYPHSLIQLIQNNLFHGLPNEDPYAHLATYIEICNTVRLAGVPEDAVRLSLFLFSLFGDAKRWFHSFKGNSLKTWDEVVEKFLKKYFPESKTAEGKAAISSFHEFPDESLSEALERFRGLLRKTPTHGFSELIQLNIFIDGLRPQSKQLLDASAGRKIKLKTPEEAMELIKNMAASDHAILRDRAHIPTKRSLLKLSSQDALLAQNKLLSKKLEALIETLSNQPTQLNSAQPSPSAILQVAGCVICGGAHESDYCIPQEKTPHEVNCMGNQPRQNFKVGGYSRFQHGQPYNSLQGQRRNHPRNQFNKDQGGPSNRPQ, from the coding sequence ATGGCTGAGGAGCCAAGAAGAGTTACTCTGGAAGACTACTCAAGGTCAAGTGTGCTGCAATTTATTACTAGTATTGCTCGGCTGGAAGTTCAAGCACAAAATATCACCTATCCACACTCATTAATCCAGTTGATACAGaacaatttgtttcatggtctgCCCAACGAGGACCCGTACGCACATTTAGCCACTTATATTGAAATTTGCAACACTGTTAGATTGGCTGGTGTGCCTGAGGATGCTGTTAGATTGagcttgtttttgttttctttgtttggaGACGCTAAAAGGTGGTTTCATTCGTTTAAAGGAAATAGCCTCAAGACTTGGGATGAAGTAGTTGAGAAATTCTTGAAGAAGTACTTCCCAGAGTCTAAGACAGCTGAAGGGAAAGCTGCCATTTCATCCTTCCATGAATTTCCAGATGAATCTTTAAGTGAGGCATTGGAAAGATTTAGAGGCTTATTGAGAAAGACACCTACTCATGGATTTTCAGAACTGATACAgctcaacatttttattgatgggTTGAGACCGCAGTCCAAGCAGCTTCTTGATGCTTCTGCAGGGagaaagatcaaattgaagacCCCAGAAGAAGCTATGGAATTAATAAAGAACATGGCTGCTAGTGACCATGCAATTCTACGTGATAGAGCCCACATTCCTACCAAGAGAAGCCTGCTAAAGCTTTCATCacaagatgcattgttggcacaaaacaagttgctGTCCAAGAAATTGGAAGCATTGATAGAAACACTAAGTAACCAACCAACTCAATTAAATTCTGCACAACCTTCACCCTCTGCTATTTTGCAAGTTGCAGGTTGTGTCATATGTGGTGGAGCACATGAGTCCGACTACTGTATTCCCCAAGAAAAAACACCACATGAAGTCAATTGCATGGGGAACCAGCCAAGACAAAATTTCAAAGTAGGTGGATATTCCAGATTTCAGCATGGCCAACCATATAATTCACTGCAGGGACAAAGGAGGAATCACCCTAGAAaccagttcaacaaagaccagggtggTCCATCTAACAGGCCACAATAA